The genomic region GTGTTTTTCACGATCTCGCCAGACACGAGTCAGACGTGCAGCACTTTAAAGTGATGAGggacagcagggggcagtatTTCCTGTGGACGGAGAAATTCAGCTCCCTGAATAAACTGGTGGATTATTACACCATGAACTCCATCTCCAAGCAGAGCTGCATCCGCCTCCTCCCTGAGCAGCGGGTGAGTCAGCGGGGATCCGGGCACATGGGGATAGTGTGGATTTGAGGAACTGTGCTCGGGGAAAACGCAGTGAGCTGAATTGCTGTAGACTGTATGCAAACTGTTAAACAATAACTGGGTTATTATTGTCTTTTAAACATTAGATTGGATGTGTTAACCTATAACTGGATGCTTAAACATTAGCTTGTACATTTATATGGTTATTAATATCTGGAATGTTACTGAGCAACATAACTCGTAGGTTTTTGGTTAGTTGAGCCTAACAAGAATATCGtttttacaaagatttattATTCTttacacctcacacatccatTTTTATTAACTAATGTTACTCCATAAGTAACAGTCTCACCGAAATACTTGAAATACTCTTATTTCCCTTATTAAGCTGACTCACTCTGTCTTCCAGAGTCCACTAGATATAGCTCCAGAACCCAGGACGTTACCTCAGGTAAGCCAACCGCCGCTTCTCCCCCTCACAAGTCCTCAGGAAGGTGTCAGGTAGGCTATGCAGTAAACAACTGTGACGAACGAGTCTCCTGTCTCTGCAGGACAGAGGACTGAGAACAGGAGACAACACAAACAGGCCCATGCCAGACCTCTATCCATCTCCTCGCCCAAAGGCCTTTCCCCCACATAAAACAGTAACAAACACCTTCATTccttgtgttgctgtgtttttgttgacaccccccccccccccgacaacaGTTTAGGGGGGAAAGAAGAAATGGTTTACACTACTTATTGTAAAATAAAACTTATTACATGCAGAATCCACTGAAGGTAATAACTGTTGAAAATATATGAACAGCACTGGTATAAGGTTCAAATATTTAGACTCTAGGTCACAGACTCTAGGTCACCAACACCAATGTTTGCCTTATACCTTTATCAGCTTGCTAGTGAGATACGAACCAACAACCCTCTTATTTACAGTGACATAAGGAGGGAGATTCCAGTGGCTACGTCATCGGAAAGTTGCACGTCTATGACATCATCAATCACATGACAAGCCAGAAGATATAATGCAATAATGCAATGAATAGCAATGAAAAGATATTTAGTAGATATACAATAATTGTATGAATTTTCTTACATGAAAATTTTTGCCATTCTTTTTTAAACTTTCTCATTTatttcctctcacacacacccttcttctctctctttctctttcactcactcactcaccatctatctctttttctctcacttTATCTCCTTTCTCACACTCTAAGGACCCAATCAACATGTCTTCCAGAGCTCTTCCAGATCCTAGTCCATTTGCTCAGGTACTGACAGAGTCCCATGAACACTGTGAATGCACATGGACACACTGAATGCATGTGGACACACTGACTGCACATGGACACACTGAATCCATGTGGACACACTGACTGCACGTTGACACACTGAATCCATGTGGACACACTGACTGCATGTGGACACACTGACTGCATGTGGACACTGAATCCATGTGGACACACTGAATGTTGCGAACGCTGCGAGGGCTCCCAGCAGCTCCCAGCAGGTGTACAGTGAACAGGAGCAGTTCAGGGAGCTGATGCATCTGTCTGGTGTGtgcagagaggacagaggatgGGAGAGAACCCGGCCAGAACTGCCCCTTGCCCCGCCCCACGCTCAGTTGAGACACAGCGCCCCCCAGAGGtaaccccacaaacacaccaaataCCCAGAACTAGCTACTTCCTCTTGCAAGAAGCTGGTAGGTCTTTACCCTTGAATAGAACTTTTCCAGGATTATTCTGTAAGGGTGTTTGTGGTAAAAATATGtcaaatttgtgtgtgtgtgtgtgtgtgtgtgtgtgtgtgtgtgtgtgtgtgtgtgtgtgtgtgtgtgtgtgtgtgtgtgtgcatgcgtgcgtacgtgcgtgcgtgtgtgtgtgcgtgtgtgcgtgtgtgtgtgcgtgtgtgtgtgtgcgtgtgtgtgtgtgtgtatatctgtgtgtgtgtgtgtgcgtgcgtgtgtgtgtgtgtgtgtgcgcgcgcgcgtgtgtgtgtgtgtgtgtgtgtgtgtgcgcgtgtgcgtgtgcgtgtgtgtgtgtgtgtgtgtgtgtgtgtgtgtgtgtgtgcgcgcgcgcgcgtgtgtgtgtgcgtgtgtgtgtgtgtgtgtgtgtgtgtgtgtgtgtgtatgtgtagtcccTACTGCCACAGGTCAAGGCCAAGTACGACTTCAAAGCGGAGGAGGTGGATGAGCTGGATTTCAGCGCTGGTGATGTAATTGAAGTCCTCGATCAGTCGGACGCGTCCTGGTGGATGGGTCGGCTACAGGGCAGAACCGGACTCTTCCCTGCCAACTACACTGTTCCATTATAAACACATACGAAAACCAGCCAGGCCCAGTGTGCTGTGTCTACCTTTTATTAGACCAAAACACTGCTGAACGGAACTCACCTACAAGAGATTATTCACATGTTGGTGTTTTTTCTATGGATTTTTAGAAATAAACAGCTTTCATTACAGTACGATCACAGTATTGGTTGCAAACCCCTTCAATACGCCTAAGAATCGTGTACTCTGTACTATTTCGTGTCTTACAAATAAAGTTTCATTAATCGCAGTCTCGTAGTCGGGGTGTTTCTAAATAGTTTATCGTCATACTGTCACATCAGCGCTGGTGTTTCTTGTCCTGTTTGTTGAACTTGGCCTAGACATGAGGGGGGGAAACGAAAACGAATCATTAAGATTTCTCAAACTCCGCCCAGCGGTGCTTAAAGCCCAGCTACCTGTCCCACAGGTAATCTGAGAACACTTCCGCAGCATTTAGAGGAAGCAGGATCGCAGCAGGATCGCTATGGCCGAATCCCAGCTCATGTGCATGGAAGATGGCCACATCAACGAGAAGATCCCGGAGAGCAGACCAGAGTTCTACTACAGCGAGGAACAACGTGCGGCAGTGGAGGAACTCCTCAAGAACGGAGACGGGGCCTTCAAAACCCGCCTGAAGGAGGACAACTTCATGGACTTCTTGTCAGCTCGGGAAATAAAAGTAATAACAGGCACCCATGTAATGTACAAAACAGACGAGTCCGATGAAGAGCAGAAGAAAAGGTTTCAAAAGCGTCGTGATGATGATGACTCGTCTTTACGCTCGACCTACTGGCCTGAGATGTCCGACACCGAGGTGCCGCCGCTGGACATGGGCTGGCCGTCCGGGGGCTTCTTTAAAGGGGTGACCCGGGTGGCGATCCACACACATCCTCCCAAAGACAACGGACCACATATTAAGGAAGTTGTGCGTAAACTTATCCAAGGGGCCGTCAAGGTTGGCACACAAACTTGTTTTTTTAACGATGTCTGTCACAGTTTACGTTGTCATTATACTATTACAACGATATTGATATTAGACTCATATCAGTTTTAACATCAAGAACAGAATGATATCAATAATAATGTGAACACGGTCATATAGGCGATCTGAGTTGTTGTCACAACAGCCTGGTATAAATAACTTTCAATATCACACTGAATCACTGTGTGTAAGCTCAACTACCTGCCCGTGTACCTTACACACATCCAAACGTGTGTGTTTATAAGAGAagagcatggacgtaattttgatttcaaaagtgggggggacatggattcgtcgctatttaaatatttaaaactggggtggaccaaagccggcttttgaaaaacgTCAAAAGTGAAAACGTGAAAAACGTGAAAAACGTCCACGTCCGTGGAGAAGAaacatgtgtgaatgtgtgaaatGGGACCACGGCGGTCGCGCGAGCGTGTTCATTGGACCGAGCGTGTCCCGACCTGCCGGACACACGCGCGCGTACGTGTGCCCCCGGGGTATCAGCAACAGAAGGGCGGCGTGATCAAATCACGCTTTAATGCCTTTAGTTGTTTCTATGTGAGTCGGTGGTGGGAGTAGAATCGATGTTTGCACACGTCTTGTAACTATTCATTAAAGAGACGTGCCGCGTTTTATGAGCTTGTGGCGCCGAGGTCCTGCGGCGCAGTCGTGCACGTGGTGTCGTTTACGTGAGCGCTTGTCCCGTAAACCACAAACAGGCGGCAGAGATTTAAGTGGCGTCGTCTTTTTACGCCCCTTAATAACAAAAGTACCGTCTGAATGCTGTTCGTAGTGTGAACGGTGTTGTCAGTCTGTAATAGTTAACATTAACTGCACCTGCTCAAAAGGCACTACAGCAGAAGCAATCTGGAAAACGGGTCGTTTCTTGTGACATTTACGCCGATCACCCACAGACCCCTGAGATGAATTTAGGGTCACGTCCAGAGCTGCAGCGGACGACGTTACCAGCAGGAACGTCTCATTAATCAATGAGAAACCACGATAGCTGGTTTCTAGACATTTAGCCGTTAACTGGGGCCACATGTCAGAACTGAAAGTACGCAGGCGGTTTGGCCGCATTCTTCAACATATTGAAAGCACGAGTCTGGTTATGTTTGGGAGTTTACCTGTGAGGTTAGGTGCTCATCCATCTGGACCAACCTATTACCAACACAGATAAAAACACGGGGAAGTACAGCTAACTCCAACTGAACAACCTGGGCTGTCACCGAGTTTTTCCTGTTTCTTTTCAAGAGGTATGAAAT from Brachyhypopomus gauderio isolate BG-103 chromosome 8, BGAUD_0.2, whole genome shotgun sequence harbors:
- the grap2b gene encoding GRB2-related adapter protein 2b, coding for MEAIAKFDFTATAPDELSFKKGDTMKILGMNDDWYRAEKCGSLGVVPRNYITLNIPSWYQEDTSRSAAESLLLPKPIGAFLIRGSQSSPGDFSISVRHESDVQHFKVMRDSRGQYFLWTEKFSSLNKLVDYYTMNSISKQSCIRLLPEQRSPLDIAPEPRTLPQDRGLRTGDNTNRPMPDLYPSPRPKAFPPHKTDPINMSSRALPDPSPFAQRGQRMGENPARTAPCPAPRSVETQRPPESLLPQVKAKYDFKAEEVDELDFSAGDVIEVLDQSDASWWMGRLQGRTGLFPANYTVPL